A genomic window from Cydia amplana chromosome 3, ilCydAmpl1.1, whole genome shotgun sequence includes:
- the LOC134662366 gene encoding large ribosomal subunit protein eL31, translating to MAKPKGERKGKSAINEVVTREYTVNLHKRLHGVGFKRRAPRAIKEIRKFAEKQMGTPDVRVDTRLNKYLWSKGVKNVPFRVRVRLSRRRNDDEDSAHKLFTLVTYVPVASIKGLQTENVDASQE from the exons ATGGCAAAACCTAAAGGAGAGAGGAAAGGCAAATCCGCTATTAACGAAGTAGTGACTCGTGAATACACAGTCAACTTACACAAACGCCTTCATGGAGTTGGTTTCAAGAGGCGCGCTCCTCGAGCCATTAAGGAAATCAGGAAGTTCGCCGAAAAACAAATGGGAACTCCCGATGTTCGTGTGGACACCCGTTTAAACAAATACCTGTGGTCCAAGGGAGTCAA GAACGTCCCCTTCCGCGTGCGCGTGAGGCTGTCCCGCAGACGCAACGATGATGAGGACTCCGCGCACAAGCTGTTCACGCTGGTGACCTACGTACCCGTTGCCTCCATCAAGGGTCTGCAGACGGAGAACGTGGACGCTAGCCAAGAATAA